CGCCTGCCAGCGCCGCTTGTCTTTCGCTCGCCCGCAGCTCGGCTTCGCGCGCGACGATCGCGGCATCGACGGCTTCCTTGGCGAGATTGACCCTCTGGCCGAACGCCGGCCTCTCCTCGTTCGGCAGCGAGCCGAGGATGCGCAGCACGCTCGTGAGCTTCCCCTTCTTGCCGAGGAAGTCGATGCGCAGCCGGTCGAGCTCGCCGCGGTCGGCCGTACCCGCAACGAGGGCAACGGCGACGGCGGCGAGCGCTTCGGGAGAGTCGGCGGCGGCGGTCACGACGCGCTTGTGATCAGGCCGCCAGGCGCGCCTTGGCGATCTGGACCAGCTCGACGAACGCGGTGTGCTCGTTGATCGCCAGCTCGGCCAGCGCCTTGCGGTCGATTTCGATGCCGGCCTGCTTGAGACCGTGCATCAGCATCGCGTACGTCAGCCCTTCCTGGCGCGCCGCCGCGTTGATGCGCACGATCCACAGCGCGCGAAACTCGCGCTTGCGCACCTTGCGGTCGCGGTACGCGTAGACGAGGCCCTTCTCGACGGTCTCGCGGCCCTGGCGATACA
The nucleotide sequence above comes from Candidatus Binatia bacterium. Encoded proteins:
- the rplT gene encoding 50S ribosomal protein L20, with amino-acid sequence MSRVTRGTKGHRRHKKILSYAKGYVGGRGLYRQGRETVEKGLVYAYRDRKVRKREFRALWIVRINAAARQEGLTYAMLMHGLKQAGIEIDRKALAELAINEHTAFVELVQIAKARLAA